Within the Phycisphaerae bacterium genome, the region GAAGGCGTGGTCAACGATCCGCGTTACTACTGATACGAGCTTGCGGCTGCAGAATGCACAGGTCGCCGTTGACGACCTCCGTCAGCCTGTATTCGTCGCGGACAACTCGAGCCGGCGGGCCGAAGTAGCCCTCCAAGTCGGCCAGGACGGCGGCTTCGGCTGCCCTGGCATCACCGGCGCCTCGCGCGCCGACCGGCAGACGGGCCAGCAACACCTTGGGGTGTTGTGTTCGGATGGCCTCAAACAAGGCGGGAAACATGCTGCTGTAGCAGACCTGGGTACGCAGCAGCGGATACGCCGGCGGCCGCTGAGCCAGGTAGTAAAGCCGCGGCTCATCGACTAGGCAAACGATCGGGTCGGTCTCGCCGGTCAGCTCCCGCACACGAACTGCTGCCGCGGAGGTTGTCTCGTAAGTCGGGAAGCTGGGTTTGTTCGCGGTGACCTTGGTGTAATGCTGCATCAGCGTCGTGCCGCTCAAAACGTACGGAGAACGGCCGTAGAAGGTCATCGTCCATCCCCAGGTGCCGGCGGCCAAATGCATCACCGCACCGAGGCAGACCACGGTCCATACGCGCCCGGCCTTGTCCATCTCGCAGAAGCGGGGGAACCGCTCCGAAATCTCCGCCGCCGCGATATATGCCCCGCACGCCAACAACGGAGGGAACTGATAAAGCGCAAAGTGGCCTTGCCACAAGACCGCGGCCAGCGATGCAAGGCCCAAAAGAGCGGTCATCTGCCATATCCGCGACCTCCGGCCCCATTGGGCCAGAAGCATGGCCCCGCCGGCCGGCACGAGGATCCCGGCCGTCTTAAGGAACGCCTGTTGCCAGTCCGGCCATCGCTGAATAGTCAACAGCAACGCGAAAACGGCCAAGCCGCCTGTAACCGGTGCGGCAAGGTCACGGAGACGCAGGCTTGAGCCCGCATGACTCTTGGCTCGAAGTACGTGTGCGAGCAGCGCGATGCCCGCAATGCCGACTGCACCGGTGAAAAGGTAAGGAGCTGATTCGCGGATCAGTTGCGGCCCACGGATGTAACCCGCCACGTCCTGACGGGCCAGCGTTCGCCAAAGGCCGCTCCACCAGCCGAGCTGATGCACAAGCGCGACCGCCAGGGCCGCCGAGACGATGAATCCCAGGCTCAGCGAGAACAAGGCTCTTTTCTCAGCGGATTCTGACAAACGTGTGATAGAGAATCTGCTCTCATGTCTCGTTTCGCCTAAGGCTGCGCCGGGGCAGAGTTGCTGGAGCGGTGAAGCACCGTTCTGAAGGGAGGGTGCAGCCGGACGCAGGAGCGGGGCAAGCCAACGAACCAGAATCATGAGCCAGAGCATTCCGAAACAAAGGCCGAGCGGTGGCTTGATGGCGAAAACGCAGAAACAGAGCGCCCCTGCCAGAACATGTCGAGGAGCGGGAGCACGAGACGCGCGGTCATGTCCCGTCGCAGGGGCGAGGGCATGAACGGCCAGGAGCAGCGGAAGCACCGCGAAGCCTTCCCGTTGGGCGGTATGCACGTAACCCAGCCCATAGTACGCCAGGACATACAAAGTCGCCGCCAGCCAGCCGGCTTGCCAGCGCCGCCCGTCGCGGACCGCCAGAGCCACCAACGCGGTAATCGTCGCACATTGCCAGAAGGCATCGAAAACCCGCAGTGCAATCGGCGTTCGGCCGACGAGAATCGTCGCCAGCCAATGAATCCCGATGATGCCGGGCGTGTTCTGGTCCCAGACGTCGGCATAAAGCCGCTGGCCGAGCATCACTCGATCGGTGATGTACTGATACAGCGCCTGGTCGAATCCGATCGGGTCGAAAACGCTCCGGCTGAGCGAGATCACCCACACGATGATGAATACGGTTACAGCAGCGAACGTACCGGCTCGAATGCCCGCCAAGGGCGGCGCCATGTCGCTGGATCGAAGATGCATGTACCGTGTTGCTGTGATCATGTTGTCGCCGTTGCCTGCTGAACTACGTCCGGATGCCGTCCCATAATATCGGTTGCCTGCAGACGCAACTGTTGCTCGCCCTGTCGCCGTTTCATCGCTTGTGCAACGTCTGATAATCCCTTCTGCTGCATGGATTAAGCTTAACGCGGTCCGGAAACCCGCCGATGCTTAAGAACCAGGGCTTATGGCCCCCTGAGCGAGGATCAGCCGGCTATCAAAAGAAGGAGTGCCCCGGTGGCTCTTGAGTGCTCGATCGTCATTCCCCTGTGCAACGAAGAGCAGAGCTTGCCGACGCTTCATCAGCGTCTGAGCGCGGTCATGCGACGTCTGGCGATTCCCTACGAGATCATTTACGTCGACGACGGCAGTCGCGATCGCACGGCGGAGGTCATTCGCGATCTTCACGTGCAGGACTCGACCGTCAAAGGCGTGTTCCTGTCGCGAAACTTCGGCCATCAGGCGGCGCTGTGCGCGGGCTTGGAAGCCGCAACGGGCCGATCAGTCATCACCATGGATGGCGATTTACAGGATCCGCCGGAGGTGATCCCGGACCTGATCGAAAAATGGAGAAGCGGATATCAGGTCGTTTTTGCACGGCGTCGCAGTCGCCGCGAGAACATTTTCAAGAAGGCCGCTTACTTCAGCTTCTACCGATTGTTGCGACAGATGAGCGAAATTGCGATTCCGCTGGACACGGGTGACTTCGCACTCATGGATCGCCGAGCCCTGGACGAAATGAACAGCCTTCCCGAAAGAACGCGATTCCTTCGCGGACTGCGAAGCTGGGTCGGTTTCCGGCAGGCGGAGATCGAATACGACCGTGAACCTCGGCACACGGGCGAAACCAAATACACCTTTCGCCGTTTGCTTCGTCTGGCGATGGATGGCATTCTGTCATTCTCCGATGCGCCGCTGAAGGCCATCACCTTGACCGGCGGTCTCATTTCCGCGATCGCCCTGTCAATCCTGGCGGTCAGCGTGTCGGGTTTGTGGTCGGCGGCAAGTGGAAAAGGCGTGCTCACACTGGGCGCTGCTCTGAGTCTACTGGGAGGCATTCAGCTTATCGGACTGGGCGTGGTCGGAGAGTACATGTCCCGCATCTATCGCGAGGTTCGCGGACGGCCCATGTACGTAGCGAAAGAACGCCTTGGTTTTCAGCGGATGCCCCGGCCGGTGCCGGATGTGCTTGACTTCCTGAGCACGGACGTCAGGCAGCGTCGACAGCGTGTTACGGCCGCACGTTTGTCGCCGTCCAGGTCAATGGAGAGATCTGGTCACGAAAACAGCGCCTGATCGCCGGATGGAGGCGAGAAACCGCTGGAAGTCCCTGATCGATGCAACTCAGAGGAGGGAAGCGGCGGGTGTTCCGATGCATGGCTCACCGAGAAGCTGGACGAAACTGAGGCCGGTGGCCTCACGGTTTGTCGCCTCGCTGATGGCCGTGTTTATCCTCTTTGGTCCCTACCTGTCCAACTCCCTTGGCGATCTCACGCGGTATCTGCACATGTGGCAGCGCAGCGACATGGTTCTGGTGCTGAGCATCGTCGTCGTACTGGCGGCTCTTGCCACGCTTGCTGATGGGCTGCTTCGCAAGCTCGCCAGGCCGACCCTGATGCGCCTCTACCATCACCTTTTTGTGCTTGTTGTTGGCGCAGGCATCTTGGCGAATGTGGCTTTCTACGGCGACAAGTCGCAAGGTTGGCGCATCGGCCGGACGGGCATGGAGATGCAAACGCTCTGGTTGATCCTGGTGGCCGTAGTGGCATATTCCTTCGCCAAGCCGGCTTCGAGGCTGGTTTTCTGGTGCGGCCGGGCGTGCCTCATCGCATCACCCGTGGTGCCGATCGTGGCGTTTCAACTGCTGGCGGCCCCGACGTATCCATTGGCCGCCGATCCGCTGGTTTCAACCTCGGTCGTGCCGGCGTCGGGCGGCGACGCTGAGGTCGACAGGCCGCCGGTTTATCTGTTCGTTTTCGACGAGTGGTCCTATGAGCGGACCTTCACGGAGGGCGCTCCGAAGACGGCTTTTCCCAATCTGGCTGATCTGGCCGCGCGGTCCGTTGTCTTTCATGATGCTCATTCCCCGGGCGAAGATACCGCAACCTCGATGCCCGCCCTGTTGTTTCAGACGAACCTTCGGCCCGTCGTGAAGAACGGCAGTGTCGGCTTTGACCGCGATGGCCGCGTGGTCCCGAGGTCCGACTTGGAATGCCTGTTCTCAGTGGTTGCCGACCAAGGCTATCGACGCATTATGATCGGGGCGTTTCTCCCATACCAAGCGTGGCTCGGCGATCAGGTCGATATCTGTCGAAGCTACTGCTACTACCCGCGAGCGGATGGAATGCTGAGCTGGGTGACGATCCACGGTTTCAACGCGGTCTCATACTTGACGGACCCGTGGAGCGTTCTGGCTTACGCCAAACTCAAGACCCGCATGAACGACCGGCAGATTCTCACGGTGCACGAGCGGACGCGGAACGACGCCTTCTCCGTCATCCGAGACCAGCCGGCCGCCGCGTTCGCGGTGATCCACTACATGCTTCCCCATGAACCGTTCATCCTCGATCCGGACGGCACCTATCGTGGGCCCGACGACTCGGCGTGGATTCGGCCGAACGTCGAGGGATACACGAGGAACTTGGAGGGGCTCGATCGCCTGATCGGTGAGTTCGTGCAGGCCATGCATGGCGCGGGACGGTTCGACGATGCGCTCGTCATTGTGACTTCGGATCATTCCTGGCGGTTCGATCCGGCCAGAAAGTCCGGTACGATCGTCACTCCGGTCACCCACGTGCCGTTGCTTATCAAACTTCCCGGTCAGCAAACGCCGGTTTCGATCTCGAATCGATTTGAAACCCGCCGCCTCGGTTCACTGATTCGATGGGTAATCGCTTCCCCTCCGTCGCCGGGACAGATCGAGAGTCTTGTCAGGCAATGGGTCGAGGGAAACGCGCAACGCGATGCCGTGACGTGGGTGGTTCCGCGCCCGCCCGTGTGCGGCCGGTGAACCGCCGGGAAGGGCGGAGGCGTGAAGGCAGCCCTTTCCCAGTACTGCCGGGTTGGCTTTGCGGGTCTGCGGAGGCTGGGGGCCGGTCTGAGGGAAAGATGTTCAGTTGGCTTATCGGATGAACGATAGTAATCCTCGATAGGGGCTCGGTGCGGGCAGGGCCGCAAGCCGATTCCGACCGATGTCCCGGCAGAGGTGTCTTGAGGCGGTGCCGGCCGATGATCGCTTACATAGATCCAGGTTCCGGAACGATTCTCCTGCAGTTGCTGATCGGTTCGCTGATCGGCGCGGGGCTCTTCTTCCGCGAAGGCATCGGGAAGCTGCTGCGCGTCTTCAAGCGGAACTGACGGTTTGGTCGGCCTACTCATCGGTGCTGCGGAACGCTGACTCATGAATGCTCGGGAGAGCGGATGCCGGAAGTTCAAACACCAATCAGGCAGCCGGGATCATTTCGCGATCCCAGCGGGTTCGTGTTCGAATTCAACGGTCGAATTCTGCGCGCCGTCGACGAAGACTGTCTGCGGACTGTTCGAGAACTTCTCGACGGCGGCCTGCTTGGTCGACTGATCGATGAAGGGTTGATCGTCCCCACCTCGCTTGTTGAATCGCCCGATCTCCTGCGGCGATTGAAGGCCGTTTACCCAGGGCAGGCAGGCTTCCTCGAACATGAACGTATTCATCCTGTCAGCTACCCGTACGAGTGGTCCCCGTCCATGCTGGCCGATGCCGGCGTCTGCACTATCGACTTGCAGATTCGGCTGCTGGAACACGGTTTCTCGCTGAAGGATGCCACTGCCTACAATATTCAGTTTCGCCACGGCCGGCCGGTGTTCATCGATGTTCCCTCGATCGAACGTCCGCCACGATTGGACGTTTGGATTGCCCTTGGCCAGTTCGGGCGCATGTTCACGAATCCCTTGTTATTAAACCGCTATAAGGGGCAGAGCTTACGATCATGTTTCCTCGCCGATCTTGACGGAAGTGACGTCAGCCGCGTGCAACGGGCCTTCGGCAGGCTGGAACGGCTAAGCCCGCGGCTACTGCTGGATGTGACGCTGCCTTACTGGTTGGGCCGCCGGGCGTCGAGGTTGGGCGACGCCGGGCCGCGTCGGCTCACGTGCAGGCAAACGACGCCCGCCGCACAGATCATCAATCTTCGCCGGCTGCGGTCCAAGCTCAGAAACCTGGCTGCCAGGAACGGTTCTGCCGGCCACTGGGCGACGTACAGCGAGACGTGCAGCTACACCGACCGTGCCGAAGAATCCAAGGTTCGCGAGGTCCGGCGTTTCCTGACGGAACACCGGCCCGCGTCCGTCCTTGACGTCGGCAGCAACACCGGTCGCTACTCGATGCTGGCACTCGAGGCCGGCGCAAAGGTCGTCTCGATCGACAGCGATCAGGATTGCATCGACTTGCTGTATCGCAGGATCCGCCACTGCGGACATCCGATTCTTCCCCTTTGCGTGGATATCGCCAATCCCAGCCCTGCGATCGGCTTCCGCAATCGCGAGCGAGCGAGCTTCCTCGAACGTGTCCGGGCGGATTGCGTCCTGGCCTTGGCACTCATTCATCACTTGCACGTCAGCGCTAATCTGCCCGTAGCCGGGATTCGAGACATGCTGGCCGATCTGTGCGATCGGCATTTGGTTCTCGAATTCGTACCCACCGACGACGTGATGTTCCGCAAGCTCATGCAGTTTCGCGTGGATGTGTACCAGGATTTCACGCTCGACGCTTGTATCCGGGCTTTCGAGGAGCGATTTGACGTCTTGCGGCAGGTTCCCGTCGTGGATTCCCGGCGGACGCTGCTGTTCATGCGCAAGAAGGACGCATGACGTTGAAGTCTCATGCTGTTTAACAGCTTCATATTCGTTGGCTTCCTGTCGGTCGTACTGCCGCTGTACTACGTCTTGTCGCATAAGTGGCAGAACCGCATGCTGCTGGCGGCCAGCTACGTGTTCTACGGAGCCTGGGACTGGCGTTTCTGTTTCCTGCTCGCGGGTACGACGCTGGTCGACTTTCAGGTTGCCCGAGCGATCGATCGTACCGCCGACGAACGTCGTAGAAAACTGCTGCTCCTGCTGAGCCTCTCGTTCGGGCTGGGTGTCCTGGGATTCTTCAAATACTGCGGCTTCTTTGTGGACAGCCTGAACGATCTGCTGGCCTGCTTCGGACTGGGCCGGATGCACTGGGCTGTCAAGGTCATTCTCCCCGTCGGCATCAGTTTCTATACTTTCCAGTCCCTCAGCTACACGATCGACGTATATCGTCGCCGGCTCAAGCCCGTTGATGGTCTCGTGGATTACGGCCTGTACGTCGCCTACTTTCCGCAGCTTGTGGCCGGGCCGATTGAGCGGGCGATCAACCTGCTGCCGCGGATCATGACAAAGCGTACCGTCGGTCCCGCGCAAATCGCCACCGCTGCGCAGCTCGTGCTCATGGGTTATCTCAAAAAGATTGCCATCGCCGACGCCGTGGCCCCCTGCGTCGAACAAATCTTCAGCCGGCCGACCGCGTGCTCCTCGCTGAAGCTGCTTCTCGGCGTTTATCTCTTCGCCGTCCAGATCTACTGCGACTTTTCCGGATACAGCGACATCGCCCGCGGCGTGAGCCGATGGTTTGGTATCGAGTTGATGGTCAACTTCCGGCAGCCGTATCTGTCGGCCGACATCGTCGACTTCTGGCGCCGCTGGCACATTTCGCTTTCCACCTGGTTGCGCGATTACCTTTACATCCCGTTGGGTGGTAATCGTTGTGGCCGGCTGAAAACCTACCGCAACCTGATGATCACCATGTTGCTGGGGGGGTTGTGGCACGGGGCCGCGTGGACCTTCGTCATCTGGGGAGGTCTGCACGGGCTCTATCTCAGCGCAGCCAAGCTGATCGGGATTCGCCCAATGGAGCAGCAGATCCGTACGCCGCGCCAACTCGCAGCGTTCGGGCTGCGTGTTCTGGCGACCTTCCATCTTGTGTGTCTGGGCTGGGTGTTTTTCCGGGCCGGCAGCTTGGACGTGGCGTGGAGTTATCTGACTGGACTTGCTCAACTGACGACGGCCGTGGAGCTGCGGTTGGTTTGCGTCACGGGGTTCTACCTGACTCTGATGCTGTTGATTGATCTGCCTTGCTGGGTGAGGAACGAGGAGTATCCCTTGACCACCCGGACTCGCTGGTATGTCCGCGGGTTGGCACAGGCGACGGCCGTGATTCTGATTTCCTTTGTCGGAGCCGGTCATGGAACGGCGTTCATCTATTTTCGCTTTTGACACCCTCACCGGCCTGCCACGCGTAACGGCCTCGCTGGTGCTGACGCTGGTGTTTTGCGCAGGGTTCCGCGCGGTACTCTACGCCGCATCCGACCGGCTTGATCGCATTCCCGCCCCGGCCATCTTCCAGCGATACATCGAGCTGGAGGATCAGATCATCAGCCGAGCCAAAACGCGCCCGAAGATCGTGCTTATGGGCAATTCGATGGCCCGCTACGGCCTGCTCGAAGATCAGATCGCCGCGGCGGCCGGTATGGCCCCTGCTGAGGTGGCGAATCTCGGCATTGAGGCGGGTCAGCCTTGGGACGCCTTATTCTTCTGGCGTCGAAATCCGGAGTTCTTCAGCGACGTTCGGCTGGTTGTCTACAACGTGGGATTCTCGGAACTGCAAGAAAGGTCGGTTCGACGCAGACTTGGCCATTTCTACCGATTCAGCACGCTTCCCGAGAAGCTCACTGTGGATCGCTGGTCGGATCGTATGCTCATGACGCTGGATTGGGTCTGGCCTTACCATTCGGATCGCCGCGATCTGGTGACATGGGGTCTGGGGCTCTGCGGCGAATCCGATTATCTCCGGCCGGAAGCGATGCGCCCCGCATGGGAGCCGTCCAAAATGACCACGTTACGGGCCCGTTGGCTCCCGCGACTTGAGAGCGCGAAGCCGCCCTCTGCGCCGGGCGCGTCCGTCGATCCTGAATGGACGCCCGCCGAGTGGCCCGAGGGAACATCGCAGTGCCAGGTCAATCTTCTCACGCGACTGGTTGATCAGTGGCGACACGCGGGGATCAAGGTCCTATTGGTGGCCATGCCTGGCGCGACCGTCATCCATCGGGCCAGGTTCTGCAATCAGGATGCACAGACGCGCCTGGCTCAGTTCAACGCAGCAATGTCCGCCATGACCGGCGGTGGTGTTGCCTACCTGTGCTGGCGAGACGGAGCCGAAGCCGGCCTGGATGACGCTGCCGACTTCATGGACGAATGTCACCTCACCCCGCAGGGGGCACGCAAGTTCACCTCGCTCATCGTGTCAAGACTGACGGCCATGGATTGGTTGCCCCCGCCGCCTCAAGCGTCGTCGCTGGCCGGCAACATCGGTTGGTACGGCTCTTCGGATCCGTAGAAGACAGGCTTGGCTGCGATATCAGGCCGAGATGTCGGGCGGATCCAACAGCAAAGAGGTTATCGGACGATCGTGATGCGCAGCCGGATAAGTATGAAGTCCGGTATTGTTGCCGCCGATCAATTTCGCATGCGCAACGGCGAGAGCCATTGTCGGGCAACGAGCAGATTCTGGCGTTGCCGGATCGTCTCAGGCGTGATTGTGGCCGCGTCTATCATGGTTCTGGTGGGGTTTGTGCTGCGATCTCGCGAGGTCCGGCAATTCTATTGGATGGTGGCAGGTTGGCTGTGGCCATGACCGTCGACATCCAAGCTCGGAGTCGGCATCTATGAAACCCACTCCGGAGACGATCACGTGGCTGGTCGCTGCTCCAGCCATCGCGATCCCGTGTTTCCTCGCGCTCGGGGGGTTGCTGCGGCAGCGGTGGATTGGGGATGCCGACAAGCCTACGGCAGCACTTCTGTCGGCCGTGCTCGTAACCTCGGGCTGGATCGTAGCCTTTCACCTCGTCGGATTCCTCCGTTTGCTTGGATTGCTGTCAGGTCTGTCCCCGGCCCTCATCACAGCGGCGTTCGTGGTGATCTTGGCCTTAACCTGGTTCGTCCTCGCATATCCGGTCCAATCACCTACGGCGGTGAGGTCGCCTCTGGCAACACCTGGCGACGTCTTTTCCGCGTCAGTTGGGTACCGGCGGACAAGCCGATACCGGTACCCTTGGAGCAGGCGCAGGCCGCCAACCGAAACGGGCGCTCGTTCCCGGAACGCGTGGTCGGTGGCGATTCTTCTGGCGCCGGTTGTCCTCACTCATTTGATTCTCCTTGCTGAGGGACTCTCCAGAATGCCGGCGGGCCACGACGGTCTGAAGTATCGTCTGCCTCTGGTAGTCACCTGGCTGAAAGCGGACGCTCTGGTGATGCGACCGGATACTTGGTCCTTTTCGCTCCCGGCCAACGGTGAACTGATTCTCTGGTGGCTGCTGAAGGGGGGCTTCGAGCGTGTCGCCGGCGTGGCCTTCGGGCCGGCCTCGGTCCTCCTGGGACTGGCAGTCTGGTCGATCGTCCGATCCCTGAAGGGGTCGCGATGTGCGGCCGCCTTGGCCGTGGCGATTCCGCTGTCCGCCCACTTGGTCACCTTCCAGGTATCACATGCCTACGTCGATGTCTTCGGGACTGCGTTTCTGGCAAGCGGCGTCGCGGCGTTTTTTCTTGCGATTGGTCCCGAACGTACTTTGGCGGCTCGAAGGGTTCTTGTGACTATCGCGGGGCTGGCCATCGGCATCGCCATGGGTACCAAGCCGGTCAACTGGATCTATGCGTTGGCCTTTGCTCTCATCTTCTTCGTTGTCCTTGTGAAGCGAAACCGGCGGAACAACGATCTTGCGTTTCTACTACCGGCGTTCATACTGGCTTGCCTGGCATGCTCGGCTTTCTGGTTCATCCGGGCGGGCCTGTTGACGGGCAATCCTTTCTATCCGGTACAGGTTGCCGTCGGCGATCGCGTGCTGCTGAGGGGGATCAGGTTCAGCGCATACTACGAGATGTATGAACAGAACGACGGTTCACTCTCGGCGATGTCTCAATCGCCACATCAGTGGCTTGCGACGATAGCCAGAATCGCCGGATATGCGGTGACTCTTAACATGCTCTCGGGCAGCGTCGGCCCGCTGTTTGCCATGTGCGTGCCAATCGGGATGCTTGTGGGGGTGTTGATGCTGCTTGCCCGGGGCAGGCGAGCAACCCGGCGAAACCGGCTGACGATAGCGGTGCTGACGTTGTCGTCCCTTGCCCTGTGGACCGGGCCGCTGCAGCACTACGCAAGATTTGGCATCATCTATCTCCTCCTGGCGACGTGCATGGCCATGCCGGTCATCGGCTGGGCGGTGCGATACTGGCCCCGATTGACCGGTTTGGCCTTTCTCACGTCGACGGTACTTGCGTGCGCTCTGGTTGCCGGGCAGCCGGCTCGCGAACTCAGCAGGCGTCTGGCTTCCGGGGATTTCTCGCGATCCGGCTTCTATGGCCTGCCGCCGCCCGTCGATCAGTGGCCCGACGGCACGCGCGTGATCAACCTTTCTGACTGGAGCGGGGCCAGCACTCTGACCTATCCCCTGTATGGTCGCGATCTGAAGAATGACGTAATCGATTACATGACGACGAAATCGCTGTTTCCGGAGCTGAAACCGACCGTGGAGCAGCTTCAGGAGCTGGGCGTTGATTTCGTATTCGTTCGCGAGCCTTTTCGCCGTGACTGGCCGACGGATCCGCGTCTGGAATTGGTGTACGACGATTCGGTTCAACTTCCGCCAAGTGACCCGCTACCACGTTCCCGCATCTACCGTGTGCCGCCGCCTGCTGCCGGAGAAAACAACGGGCTTGTTGTTGCCAACAGGCCGAATTGAGTGCCTCACCGCAGTCCAGTCATATCCCTTCTTATGCTGAAAGCGGACATCCCGTTGTGCTACAATAACGTGGTGGCCGTGTTGTGACGACGGCCTGCGAGTGCGTCGGCTGTATCGGTAGAATGTGCGTATGAGACCGCGCGATATGCCTTTTCGTCTGGCCCTGTTTTGTCTTTCAGGTCTTCTGGCTCGGTGCCCAATGCCGGTCATCTTTGCAGCCGACGTTCCTGCTAGCCAGGCGCCCCAGCCGCTGACCAAGCCGTCGCAAGACCTTCTGAAACAGGCTCAGGACCTCCTCGTCAGGGGCGCTTATGAAGAAGCGGCCAAGAATTTGGAGGAGCTGGCGGCAGATCCGGAGCAGGCCGTCGAAGCAGCCA harbors:
- a CDS encoding glycosyltransferase family 2 protein produces the protein MALECSIVIPLCNEEQSLPTLHQRLSAVMRRLAIPYEIIYVDDGSRDRTAEVIRDLHVQDSTVKGVFLSRNFGHQAALCAGLEAATGRSVITMDGDLQDPPEVIPDLIEKWRSGYQVVFARRRSRRENIFKKAAYFSFYRLLRQMSEIAIPLDTGDFALMDRRALDEMNSLPERTRFLRGLRSWVGFRQAEIEYDREPRHTGETKYTFRRLLRLAMDGILSFSDAPLKAITLTGGLISAIALSILAVSVSGLWSAASGKGVLTLGAALSLLGGIQLIGLGVVGEYMSRIYREVRGRPMYVAKERLGFQRMPRPVPDVLDFLSTDVRQRRQRVTAARLSPSRSMERSGHENSA
- a CDS encoding sulfatase-like hydrolase/transferase — encoded protein: MASRFVASLMAVFILFGPYLSNSLGDLTRYLHMWQRSDMVLVLSIVVVLAALATLADGLLRKLARPTLMRLYHHLFVLVVGAGILANVAFYGDKSQGWRIGRTGMEMQTLWLILVAVVAYSFAKPASRLVFWCGRACLIASPVVPIVAFQLLAAPTYPLAADPLVSTSVVPASGGDAEVDRPPVYLFVFDEWSYERTFTEGAPKTAFPNLADLAARSVVFHDAHSPGEDTATSMPALLFQTNLRPVVKNGSVGFDRDGRVVPRSDLECLFSVVADQGYRRIMIGAFLPYQAWLGDQVDICRSYCYYPRADGMLSWVTIHGFNAVSYLTDPWSVLAYAKLKTRMNDRQILTVHERTRNDAFSVIRDQPAAAFAVIHYMLPHEPFILDPDGTYRGPDDSAWIRPNVEGYTRNLEGLDRLIGEFVQAMHGAGRFDDALVIVTSDHSWRFDPARKSGTIVTPVTHVPLLIKLPGQQTPVSISNRFETRRLGSLIRWVIASPPSPGQIESLVRQWVEGNAQRDAVTWVVPRPPVCGR
- a CDS encoding class I SAM-dependent methyltransferase; translation: MPEVQTPIRQPGSFRDPSGFVFEFNGRILRAVDEDCLRTVRELLDGGLLGRLIDEGLIVPTSLVESPDLLRRLKAVYPGQAGFLEHERIHPVSYPYEWSPSMLADAGVCTIDLQIRLLEHGFSLKDATAYNIQFRHGRPVFIDVPSIERPPRLDVWIALGQFGRMFTNPLLLNRYKGQSLRSCFLADLDGSDVSRVQRAFGRLERLSPRLLLDVTLPYWLGRRASRLGDAGPRRLTCRQTTPAAQIINLRRLRSKLRNLAARNGSAGHWATYSETCSYTDRAEESKVREVRRFLTEHRPASVLDVGSNTGRYSMLALEAGAKVVSIDSDQDCIDLLYRRIRHCGHPILPLCVDIANPSPAIGFRNRERASFLERVRADCVLALALIHHLHVSANLPVAGIRDMLADLCDRHLVLEFVPTDDVMFRKLMQFRVDVYQDFTLDACIRAFEERFDVLRQVPVVDSRRTLLFMRKKDA
- a CDS encoding MBOAT family O-acyltransferase, which codes for MLFNSFIFVGFLSVVLPLYYVLSHKWQNRMLLAASYVFYGAWDWRFCFLLAGTTLVDFQVARAIDRTADERRRKLLLLLSLSFGLGVLGFFKYCGFFVDSLNDLLACFGLGRMHWAVKVILPVGISFYTFQSLSYTIDVYRRRLKPVDGLVDYGLYVAYFPQLVAGPIERAINLLPRIMTKRTVGPAQIATAAQLVLMGYLKKIAIADAVAPCVEQIFSRPTACSSLKLLLGVYLFAVQIYCDFSGYSDIARGVSRWFGIELMVNFRQPYLSADIVDFWRRWHISLSTWLRDYLYIPLGGNRCGRLKTYRNLMITMLLGGLWHGAAWTFVIWGGLHGLYLSAAKLIGIRPMEQQIRTPRQLAAFGLRVLATFHLVCLGWVFFRAGSLDVAWSYLTGLAQLTTAVELRLVCVTGFYLTLMLLIDLPCWVRNEEYPLTTRTRWYVRGLAQATAVILISFVGAGHGTAFIYFRF